A part of Corvus cornix cornix isolate S_Up_H32 chromosome Z, ASM73873v5, whole genome shotgun sequence genomic DNA contains:
- the LOC104686740 gene encoding B-cell differentiation antigen CD72-like, producing MAGRGCRGRTFPSAAPQHTSASAETSCFCPLKRSRARRAIGAARGMAQSVVYADLKFAAGPPSTVPDEDDSPYENVPLGPVTAAPSPGRWTRRWRVPRALLAASLLLLLLVVVAVVVLGAYYWQVTRSLQDTSREHMAEQGRLSQELRAREQSLEQTQLELAWAREELQRVWHEYNITQMELESRNAELGHTQQELAVLQEEVQVVQGKLNTSKSLVSSLRACVNTDCCPSGWVLYRSKCLYISMAKKSWQDSHQDCAERSAQLLVQDDWSSLLVPHFVQASNARYWIGARIFYEAGSSVRRDSKYPKRYNSDCWSVGNGELWSLTCKNLFQWICEKSPNLSSASETRPPFLTKD from the exons ATGGCAGGGCGCGGGTGCCGTGGCCGTACTTTCCCCTCTGCCGCACCTCAGCAcacttctgcttctgcagaaacCAGCTGCTTTTGTCCTTTGAAGCGGAGCAGAGCCCGCAGGGCCATCGGGGCCGCTCGGGGCATGGCCCAGAGCGTGGTCTATGCCGACCTCAAGTTTGCCGCGGGCCCTCCATCCACCGTCCCCGATGAGGATGACAGTCCCTACGAGAACGTCCCGCTGGGGCCGGTGACAGCAGCGCCCAGCCCAG GGCGCTGGACACGGCGATGGCGCGTCCCCAGAGcgctgctggcagccagcctgctcctgctgctgctggtggtggtggccGTCGTGGTTCTGGGGGCTTACT ACTGGCAGGTCACCCGCAGCCTGCAGGACACCTCCCGTGAGCACATGGCCGAGCAGGGCCGCCTGTCACAGGAGCTGCGGGCAcgggagcagagcctggagcagacacagctggagctggcatgGGCCAGAGAAGAGCTGCAACGAGTGTGGCATGAGTACAACATCACCCAGATGGAGCTGGAAAGCAGGAATGCTGAGCTGGGGCAtacccagcaggagctggctgtgtTGCAGGAGGAGGTGCAGGTGGTGCAGGGGAAGCTCAACACCAGCAAGAGCCTTGTGAGCAGCCTGCGTGCCTGCGTGAACACAG ATTGCTGCCCCAGTGGCTGGGTACTCTACAGGAGCAAGTGTCTCTACATCTCAATGGCAAAGAAGAGCTGGCAGGATAGCCACCAAGACTGTGCAGAGAGATCTGCTCAACTGCTGGTCCAAGATGACTGGTCATCATTGCTAGTGCCG caTTTTGTGCAGGCATCTAATGCAAGGTACTGGATTGGAGCAAGAATTTTTTATGAGGCAGGATCTTCTGTACGGAGGGACAGCAAATACCC GAAACGCTATAATTCAGACTGCTGGTCAGTAGGTAATGGGGAATTATGGAGTTTGACGTGCAAGAATCTCTTCCAGTGGATCTGCGAGAAATCCCCAAACCTGAGCAGTGCATCTGAGACCCGACCTCCTTTTCTGACCAAGGACTGA
- the LOC104686571 gene encoding B-cell differentiation antigen CD72: MAQLYADLRFAKVMGGRSMASQALEAALSMNEAESPYDNMQPALAGQDGDGAQPSPGRWSRRWCLPVGLLATCLLLVAAVALGACYWQVTRSLQDTSRKHAAEQGRLSQELRAREQSLEQTQLELAWAREELQRAWHESNISQLELNRLNTELRRVTGVLSKTEREVQEVQGRLNNSENTVALLRSCTAIDCCPSGWLLYRGKCLFISSEKKTWEDSRDECEKTYSQLLITKSWSRWTVPTFLKNADVPYWIGLQKGSFPWYEYSWLEEEDPESEGASEAWFWVDGSLYERPWQSKSNGTCAIISRGSIKPTQCTGPKDLNLWICEKAAGPSLPFR, translated from the exons ATGGCCCAGCTTTATGCTGACCTGAGGTTTGCCAAGGTGATGGGGGGCCGGAGCATGGCCAGCCAGGCACTGGAGGCAG CCCTCAGCATGAATGAGGCAGAGAGCCCCTATGACAACATGCAGCCAGcgctggcagggcaggatggggacggggcacagcccagcccag GGCGCTGGTCCCGTCGGTGGTGCCTCCCTGTGGGTCTGCTGGCAACTtgcctgctgctggtggccGCTGTGGCCCTGGGGGCTTGCT ACTGGCAGGTCACCCGCAGCCTGCAGGACACCTCCCGCAAGCACGCGGCTGAGCAGGGCCGCCTGTCACAGGAGCTGCGGGCAcgggagcagagcctggagcagacacagctggagctggcgTGGGCCAGAGAAGAGCTGCAGCGAGCGTGGCATGAGAGCAACATcagccagctggagctgaacaGGCTGAACACGGAGCTGCGTCGTGTCACGGGGGTCCTGAGCAAGACAGAGAGGGAGGTGCAGGAGGTGCAGGGGAGGCTCAACAACAGCGAGAACACCGTGGCCCTCCTGCGCTCCTGCACAGCTATAG ATTGCTGCCCTTCGGGCTGGCTGCTGTACAGGGGCAAGTGCCTCTTCATCTCCTCGGAGAAGAAGACATGGGAAGACAGCAGAGATGAGTGTGAGAAGACATATTCTCAGCTCCTGATCACCAAATCCTGGAGTCGTTGGACTGTGCCG acCTTCCTGAAGAATGCAGATGTCCCTTACTGGATTGGACTGCAGAAGGGCAGTTTTCCCTGGTACGAATACAGCTGGCTGGAGGAAGAGGATCCGGAGAGTGAGGGGGCCTCAGAGGCCTGGTTCTGGGTGGATGGATCCCTTTACGAAAG GCCGTGGCAGTCAAAATCGAATGGAACCTGTGCCATAATAAGCCGAGGGAGTATCAAACCCACCCAGTGCACTGGTCCCAAAGACCTGAACCTCTGGATCTGTGAGAAGGCAGCAGGGCCAAGCCTCCCTTTCAGGTGA